The Primulina huaijiensis isolate GDHJ02 chromosome 12, ASM1229523v2, whole genome shotgun sequence genome has a window encoding:
- the LOC140990452 gene encoding transcription factor bHLH81 isoform X2, with product MQPASGGESGELSRSGGLARFRSAPVTWLEALLESDEESSDVVLELPKPPSDVATDLELLDSTGSGGLSNFLRQNSSPAEFLSLLNKTDGYFSSLGIPASYDYPLSTSAKRARQGDTLDKRSPKLSSSSLMPVEENGGQGAFMSLDAEMDNLLEDSIMCRVRAKRGCATHPRSIAERMRRTRISDRIRKLQELVPDMDKQTNTADMLEEAVTYVKFLQKQIQELTDHQKNCKCSSKD from the exons ATGCAACCGGCAAGTGGCGGTGAAAGTGGTGAGCTGAGTAGAAGTGGCGGACTCGCTAGGTTTCGCTCTGCTCCTGTTACTTGGTTAGAGGCCTTACTCGAATCCGACGAGGAATCTTCCGATGTAGTTTTGGAACTTCCTAAACCACCGTCCGACGTGGCTACCGATTTGGAGCTGCTGGATTCTACCGGAAGCGGTGGGCTGAGCAATTTCCTCAGGCAGAACAGTTCCCCGGCCGAGTTTTTATCTCTTCTTAATAAGACCGATGGGTATTTTTCGAGCTTAGGTATTCCGGCGAGCTATGATTATCCTTTGTCGACTTCGGCTAAGCGTGCTCGCCAAGGGGACACTTTGGACAAGCGGTCTCCTAAATTATCCTCTTCTTCTCTAATGCCAGTA GAGGAGAATGGTGGACAAGGAGCGTTCATGTCGTTGGATGCTGAAATGGATAATCTTTTGGAGGATTCTATCATGTGTAGGGTTCGAGCAAAGCGTGGCTGTGCTACCCATCCTCGCAGCATTGCTGAGAGG ATGCGAAGAACACGGATTAGTGATCGGATAAGGAAGCTGCAGGAACTTGTCCCTGATATGGATAAG CAAACAAACACAGCAGATATGTTAGAAGAAGCAGTGACTTATGTGAAGTTCCTTCAGAAACAGATCCAG GAACTGACGGATCATCAGAAGAACTGCAAATGCTCGTCAAAAGATTGA
- the LOC140990452 gene encoding transcription factor bHLH80 isoform X1 — translation MQPASGGESGELSRSGGLARFRSAPVTWLEALLESDEESSDVVLELPKPPSDVATDLELLDSTGSGGLSNFLRQNSSPAEFLSLLNKTDGYFSSLGIPASYDYPLSTSAKRARQGDTLDKRSPKLSSSSLMPVKEENGGQGAFMSLDAEMDNLLEDSIMCRVRAKRGCATHPRSIAERMRRTRISDRIRKLQELVPDMDKQTNTADMLEEAVTYVKFLQKQIQELTDHQKNCKCSSKD, via the exons ATGCAACCGGCAAGTGGCGGTGAAAGTGGTGAGCTGAGTAGAAGTGGCGGACTCGCTAGGTTTCGCTCTGCTCCTGTTACTTGGTTAGAGGCCTTACTCGAATCCGACGAGGAATCTTCCGATGTAGTTTTGGAACTTCCTAAACCACCGTCCGACGTGGCTACCGATTTGGAGCTGCTGGATTCTACCGGAAGCGGTGGGCTGAGCAATTTCCTCAGGCAGAACAGTTCCCCGGCCGAGTTTTTATCTCTTCTTAATAAGACCGATGGGTATTTTTCGAGCTTAGGTATTCCGGCGAGCTATGATTATCCTTTGTCGACTTCGGCTAAGCGTGCTCGCCAAGGGGACACTTTGGACAAGCGGTCTCCTAAATTATCCTCTTCTTCTCTAATGCCAGTA AAGGAGGAGAATGGTGGACAAGGAGCGTTCATGTCGTTGGATGCTGAAATGGATAATCTTTTGGAGGATTCTATCATGTGTAGGGTTCGAGCAAAGCGTGGCTGTGCTACCCATCCTCGCAGCATTGCTGAGAGG ATGCGAAGAACACGGATTAGTGATCGGATAAGGAAGCTGCAGGAACTTGTCCCTGATATGGATAAG CAAACAAACACAGCAGATATGTTAGAAGAAGCAGTGACTTATGTGAAGTTCCTTCAGAAACAGATCCAG GAACTGACGGATCATCAGAAGAACTGCAAATGCTCGTCAAAAGATTGA
- the LOC140990452 gene encoding transcription factor bHLH80 isoform X3: MQPASGGESGELSRSGGLARFRSAPVTWLEALLESDEESSDVVLELPKPPSDVATDLELLDSTGSGGLSNFLRQNSSPAEFLSLLNKTDGYFSSLGIPASYDYPLSTSAKRARQGDTLDKRSPKLSSSSLMPVKEENGGQGAFMSLDAEMDNLLEDSIMCRVRAKRGCATHPRSIAERMRRTRISDRIRKLQELVPDMDKQTNTADMLEEAVTYVKFLQKQIQMNEFTYDLSQL, translated from the exons ATGCAACCGGCAAGTGGCGGTGAAAGTGGTGAGCTGAGTAGAAGTGGCGGACTCGCTAGGTTTCGCTCTGCTCCTGTTACTTGGTTAGAGGCCTTACTCGAATCCGACGAGGAATCTTCCGATGTAGTTTTGGAACTTCCTAAACCACCGTCCGACGTGGCTACCGATTTGGAGCTGCTGGATTCTACCGGAAGCGGTGGGCTGAGCAATTTCCTCAGGCAGAACAGTTCCCCGGCCGAGTTTTTATCTCTTCTTAATAAGACCGATGGGTATTTTTCGAGCTTAGGTATTCCGGCGAGCTATGATTATCCTTTGTCGACTTCGGCTAAGCGTGCTCGCCAAGGGGACACTTTGGACAAGCGGTCTCCTAAATTATCCTCTTCTTCTCTAATGCCAGTA AAGGAGGAGAATGGTGGACAAGGAGCGTTCATGTCGTTGGATGCTGAAATGGATAATCTTTTGGAGGATTCTATCATGTGTAGGGTTCGAGCAAAGCGTGGCTGTGCTACCCATCCTCGCAGCATTGCTGAGAGG ATGCGAAGAACACGGATTAGTGATCGGATAAGGAAGCTGCAGGAACTTGTCCCTGATATGGATAAG CAAACAAACACAGCAGATATGTTAGAAGAAGCAGTGACTTATGTGAAGTTCCTTCAGAAACAGATCCAG ATGAATGAATTTACCTATGATCTGTCCCAACTTTAG
- the LOC140989750 gene encoding patellin-3-like has protein sequence MAEETKKTTAEGPSVAEEVVVCDVPVVEKPATTVVEKDPPLPESELEKVEKPAPEEVVEGEKEKDEASGQGKVAESVSFKEESNKVDDLVDPEKKALEEFKLLIQEALAKHEFTAPPPRPQAPAKEEEPKAEEKKEAAKPEEKKEEPKTDEKAVEEPPKTEEKTESTEAPADVAPPPPATEPVKEEVVEKKVEEKVFPPPAPKPSTFEKVEEKAEAVTEEIKETIIHEVTAPAPPPCEEPAATPTEDQKPKEEEEKAPSTPEEVSIWGVSLLADERSDVILLKFLRARDFKVKEAFSMLKNVVAWRKEFRIDDLLEGGVGEGLEKVVYIHGVDKEGHPVCYNAFGEFQDKELYNNTFADSEKRTKFLRWYIQFLEKNVKNLDFSPDGTCTFVQITDLKNSPGLILFKKELRQATNQALQLLQDNYPEFVAKQVFINVPWWYVAYNRMISPFLTQRTKSKFVFAGPTKTAETLFKYIAPEQVPIQYGGLSKEGDQEFNIADPATEEIIKPTFKHTIELPITESCTLVWEVRVVGWDISYGAEFVPSAEGGYTWIVQKPRKVAATDEQAIFCTFKISEPGKVVLTFDNQTSKKKKLLYRSKTKPAQ, from the exons ATGGCTGAGGAAACCAAGAAAACGACTGCTGAGGGCCCTTCTGTTGCTGAAGAGGTCGTGGTATGTGATGTTCCGGTGGTCGAGAAGCCCGCGACCACCGTTGTAGAGAAAGACCCGCCACTGCCGGAGTCTGAGTTGGAGAAGGTGGAGAAGCCGGCGCCTGAAGAGGTGGTGGAAGGCGAGAAGGAGAAAGATGAAGCGTCTGGTCAGGGAAAGGTTGCTGAATCTGTCTCATTTAAAGAAGAGAGCAACAAGGTGGATGATCTCGTGGATCCAGAAAAGAAGGCCTTGGAGGAATTCAAACTGTTGATTCAGGAGGCACTTGCTAAGCATGAATTTACCGCTCCACCTCCCCGTCCGCAGGCCCCGGCCAAGGAGGAGGAGCCTAAAGCTGAAGAGAAGAAAGAAGCAGCAAAACctgaagaaaagaaagaagagcCCAAGACCGATGAGAAAGCAGTGGAAGAGCCACCAAAAACTGAAGAAAAAACGGAATCAACAGAGGCACCTGCTGATGTCGCGCCGCCGCCGCCAGCGACGGAGCCCGTGAAAGAAGAAGTCGTGGAGAAGAAGGTTGAAGAAAAAGTTTTCCCACCACCGGCTCCAAAGCCATCAACCTTTGAAAAGGTTGAAGAAAAAGCGGAAGCTGTTACCGAAGAGATTAAAGAGACCATAATTCATGAGGTCACCGCCCCCGCTCCGCCACCATGTGAGGAGCCTGCCGCCACCCCGACGGAAGATCAGAAACCTAAGGAAGAGGAAGAGAAAGCCCCCTCAACTCCGGAGGAGGTTTCCATATGGGGTGTCTCCCTGCTTGCCGATGAGAGGAGCGACGTGATTCTCCTCAAGTTCTTGAGGGCGAGGGATTTCAAAGTAAAGGAAGCCTTTTCCATGCTAAAAAACGTGGTGGCATGGAGGAAAGAGTTTAGAATTGACGACCTGTTAGAAGGAGGAGTTGGCGAGGGTCTTGAAAAAGTTGTGTATATCCATGGAGTGGATAAAGAGGGGCACCCTGTTTGTTACAATGCTTTTGGCGAGTTTCAGGACAAGGAACTATATAACAACACCTTTGCTGATTCTGAGAAGAGAACAAAATTCCTCCGGTGGTATATTCAGTTCCTGGAGAAAAATGTCAAGAATCTTGATTTTAGTCCTGATGGCACCTGCACTTTTGTTCAAATCACGGATCTCAAGAATTCCCCTGGGCTCATCCTCTTCAAAAAAGAACTCCGTCAAGCTACCAACCAGGCACTCCAGTTGCTCCAGGATAATTATCCTGAATTTGTTGCCAAACAG GTGTTTATCAATGTTCCATGGTGGTATGTGGCTTACAATAGGATGATTAGCCCATTCTTAACCCAAAGAACGAAGAGCAAATTTGTATTCGCAGGCCCTACCAAGACTGCTGAGACTCTTTTCAA ATACATAGCGCCTGAGCAAGTACCCATTCAATATGGTGGCCTCAGCAAGGAAGGTGATCAAGAATTCAACATTGCTGATCCGGCAACCGAGGAGATCATCAAGCCAACTTTCAAACACACCATTGAACTTCCCATCACTGAG TCTTGCACGTTGGTATGGGAGGTGAGAGTAGTAGGATGGGATATATCCTACGGTGCTGAATTTGTCCCAAGTGCGGAAGGGGGATACACTTGGATCGTACAGAAGCCAAGGAAGGTTGCGG
- the LOC140990593 gene encoding putative pentatricopeptide repeat-containing protein At3g08820, producing the protein MALQEIKATLFHGFTSFIHLKNIHARLFRFHFHQNHYLLNMLLKSTFKFNLPSYATAVFSQTHEPNIFLYNTMISGLVSNDCYSQAIDLFHSMRKEGFLPNNFTFPFVLKSCARKLDFELGVKVHSLVVKVGFDRDVFVNTGLVAFYSKVEALQDAQKVFNDIPEKNVVTWTAIMSGYIGIGKFSEAIGLFRKSLEMGSRPDSYTLVRVLSACSQLGDLGAGEWIHKFIVDAGMGRNVFVNTSLVDMYTKCASMEKARAVFEDMPERDVVSWSAVIQGYAANGHPKEALEIFHRMQKQNLKPDCYAMVGVLSACASLGALELGEWASDMMEREEFLSNPVMGTALIDMYAKCGKMSVGWEIFKEMKEKDLVIFNAVISGLAMSGHVKTAFGCFVLVQKCGLRPDGKTFLGLLCGCTHAGLVNDGRHYFNGMSCFYSLAPTIEHFGCMVDLLSRAGLLDEAHQMIKNMPIKANAIVWGALLGGCRLHKDMQLAELVLKHLIELEPHNSGNYVLLSNIYSANQRWNESESIRSIMNERGISKVRAYSWIEIDGVVHEFLVGDTSHPLSDKIYAELIEMDKKLRAAGYVPTTEFVLFDIEAEEKEHFLGYHSEKLALAFGLISTKKNTIVRVVKNLRVCGDCHTVIKLISKITGREIIVRDTNRFHHFIDGLCSCKDYW; encoded by the coding sequence ATGGCATTGCAGGAGATCAAAGCAACTCTTTTTCATGGATTCACTTCATTCATCCACCTCAAGAACATTCACGCACGTCTTTTCCGATTTCATTTCCATCAAAACCATTATCTTTTGAATATGCTTTTGAAATCCACTTTCAAGTTCAACCTTCCAAGCTATGCTACAGCAGTCTTTAGCCAAACACACGAACCCAATATCTTTTTATATAACACCATGATAAGTGGGTTGGTCTCGAATGATTGTTATAGTCAAGCTATCGACCTCTTCCACTCGATGCGTAAAGAAGGCTTTCTACCGAACAATTTCACTTTCCCTTTTGTGCTCAAGTCTTGCGCAAGAAAATTGGACTTTGAGTTAGGTGTGAAGGTTCATTCTCTTGTCGTGAAAGTGGGTTTTGACCGTGATGTGTTTGTGAATACCGGGCTGGTGGCTTTTTATTCTAAGGTGGAGGCTTTGCAAGATGCACAAAAGGTGTTTAATGATATTCCTGAGAAGAACGTGGTTACTTGGACTGCAATAATGAGTGGTTACATTGGGATTGGGAAATTTAGTGAAGCCATTGGCTTATTCAGGAAGTCGTTAGAAATGGGTTCGAGGCCGGATAGTTATACACTTGTCCGGGTTTTGTCCGCATGTTCTCAATTGGGGGATTTGGGAGCCGGTGAGTGGATTCATAAGTTTATTGTGGATGCAGGAATGGGAAGAAATGTGTTTGTAAATACTTCATTAGTAGACATGTATACCAAGTGCGCAAGCATGGAGAAGGCTCGAGCTGTATTTGAAGATATGCCTGAAAGGGATGTTGTTTCCTGGAGTGCTGTGATTCAGGGTTATGCAGCAAATGGGCATCCAAAAGAGGCTTTAGAGATTTTTCATAGAATGCAAAAGCAGAACTTAAAACCAGATTGCTACGCCATGGTTGGGGTACTTTCTGCTTGTGCCAGTCTAGGAGCTCTAGAACTCGGAGAGTGGGCTAGTGACATGATGGAGCGGGAAGAATTTCTATCAAATCCTGTTATGGGGACTGCCTTGATTGACATGTATGCTAAATGTGGGAAAATGTCTGTTGGTTGGGAAATTTTCAAAGAGATGAAAGAAAAGGATCTCGTTATTTTTAATGCGGTAATATCTGGTTTAGCCATGAGCGGTCACGTTAAAACTGCATTTGGTTGTTTTGTGCTAGTACAGAAATGTGGGCTGAGGCCAGATGGAAAAACGTTTCTTGGTCTGCTTTGTGGATGCACTCATGCTGGTCTTGTCAATGATGGCCGCCATTATTTTAATGGAATGAGTTGCTTTTATTCTTTAGCTCCTACTATTGAGCATTTCGGATGCATGGTTGATCTTCTCTCTCGAGCTGGTTTGTTGGATGAAGCCCATCAAATGATTAAGAATATGCCAATTAAGGCTAATGCAATTGTTTGGGGAGCTTTGTTGGGTGGTTGTCGATTGCACAAGGATATGCAATTGGCTGAACTTGTTTTGAAACACTTAATTGAGTTGGAGCCTCATAACTCGGGAAACTATGTtcttttatcaaatatttactCAGCTAATCAGAGATGGAATGAATCCGAAAGTATAAGGTCAATTATGAATGAGAGGGGCATCAGTAAAGTGCGTGCCTACAGTTGGATAGAGATAGATGGAGTTGTTCATGAGTTTCTTGTTGGCGACACTTCCCATCCTCTGTCAGATAAGATATATGCTGAACTTATTGAGATGGACAAAAAATTGAGAGCAGCTGGTTATGTTCCTACAACAGAGTTTGTGCTCTTTGACATTGAAGCTGAAGAAAAAGAGCATTTCCTGGGTTACCACAGCGAGAAGCTTGCTCTCGCATTTGGCTTGATCAGTACCAAGAAAAATACCATCGTACGAGTAGTTAAAAACCTTCGGGTATGTGGTGACTGTCACACAGTAATCAAGCTCATCTCAAAGATTACAGGTAGAGAAATTATTGTCAGGGACACCAACCGTTTCCATCATTTTATTGATGGATTATGTTCATGTAAAGATTATTGGTGA
- the LOC140990605 gene encoding protein NRT1/ PTR FAMILY 5.10-like, producing the protein MDIFTENDALDAETPLLDDVVQAAVNYHGFPAIRSKSGGWRSASFIISVEIAERFAYYGITSNLINFLTGQLGQSIVTSAENVNAWSGAASLLPLLGAFVADSYLGRYRTIVFASLLYILGLGILTLAAVWPFSNSVDCHSDPTIGACTSRLQVIVFFFALYLVAAAQGGHKPCVQAFGADQFDVHDPKELKERSSFFNWWYFGMCGGNLTTLLALNYIQDNLGWGLGFGIPCIVMSLSLIIFLVGTMTYRFSSRYNEGNPFIRIGRVFVNALRNRKMNVPAVSMQEKPSGIIPRPSSQQFKFLNKALLSPDDEKQGEKFCSINEVEDAKAVLRLIPIWSSCLVFGIVFSEPFTFFTKQGVTMDRSTSLGFEIPSASLQSFISLSVVIFIPLYDRVLVPLARTVTMKPTGITMLQRIGFGILFSIICMAVAALIEAKRLEIAREFGLVDTPEATVPMSVAWLIPQYLLFGIAEVFTMVGLQEFFYDQVPREFKSIGLSLYLSIFGVGSLLSSLMVSIIEKASGGASRESWFSNNMNRAHLDYFYWLLAGLSVAAFMVYLYFAKSYVYSRRNFA; encoded by the exons ATGGACATTTTTACGGAAAACGACGCGTTGGACGCTGAAACACCCCTGTTGGACGACGTCGTTCAAGCCGCGGTTAACTACCACGGCTTCCCTGCCATACGCTCCAAGTCCGGCGGATGGAGATCGGCTTCATTCATCATAA GTGTGGAGATTGCGGAGAGGTTCGCGTATTATGGGATAACTTCGAACCTGATAAACTTTCTGACGGGGCAGTTGGGGCAATCGATTGTCACGTCGGCGGAGAATGTAAATGCGTGGTCTGGGGCGGCGTCGCTTTTGCCACTTTTGGGTGCTTTTGTGGCTGATTCGTATCTCGGTCGATACCGCACCATCGTATTTGCTTCTCTGCTCTACATACTG GGACTTGGCATCCTGACCTTAGCTGCTGTGTGGCCATTTTCAAACTCAGTTGACTGCCACAGTGATCCAACTATTGGAGCATGTACTTCTCGCCTGCAAGTCATTGTCTTCTTTTTTGCTTTGTATCTTGTGGCAGCAGCACAGGGTGGCCACAAGCCTTGCGTTCAGGCATTTGGAGCCGATCAGTTTGATGTGCACGACCCAAAGGAACTGAAGGAGAGAAGCTCCTTCTTCAATTGGTGGTATTTCGGTATGTGTGGGGGTAATTTGACGACTTTGTTAGCCTTGAACTATATCCAAGACAACCTAGGTTGGGGTCTCGGATTTGGCATACCTTGCATTGTCATGAGCCTCTCTCTTATAATTTTCTTGGTTGGTACCATGACTTACCGTTTCAGCAGCAGATATAACGAAGGAAACCCATTTATCAGAATCGGTAGGGTATTTGTCAATGCTCTTAGGAATCGAAAAATGAACGTTCCAGCAGTTTCAATGCAAGAAAAACCTTCGGGGATTATTCCTCGCCCGAGTTCTCAGCAATTCAA GTTTTTAAACAAAGCCTTACTTTCCCCTGACGATGAGAAGCAAGGTGAAAAGTTTTGTAGCATCAACGAGGTGGAAGATGCGAAGGCGGTTCTCAGGCTTATTCCCATTTGGTCTTCATGTTTAGTATTCGGCATCGTGTTTTCAGAACCTTTCACCTTCTTTACAAAGCAAGGAGTAACCATGGACAGATCAACAAGCCTTGGCTTTGAGATACCATCTGCCTCGCTCCAATCCTTCATCAGCCTTTCTGTCGTCATTTTCATCCCCCTCTATGATCGTGTTCTTGTACCACTAGCTAGAACAGTGACTATGAAGCCAACAGGTATAACGATGCTACAAAGGATTGGATTTGGCATACTTTTTTCTATCATCTGCATGGCCGTTGCTGCACTAATAGAGGCAAAACGGCTTGAAATTGCTAGAGAGTTTGGTCTAGTCGATACACCAGAAGCAACAGTTCCGATGAGTGTAGCGTGGCTGATACCTCAATATCTGTTGTTTGGAATTGCTGAAGTTTTTACTATGGTTGGTTTGCAAGAGTTCTTCTATGATCAAGTGCCTCGAGAATTTAAAAGCATCGGTCTTTCTCTCTACCTCAGTATTTTCGGTGTCGGGAGCCTTTTGAGTAGTTTGATGGTGTCCATCATCGAGAAAGCAAGCGGGGGAGCAAGCAGAGAGAGTTGGTTTTCGAACAACATGAATCGGGCTCATCTTGACTATTTCTATTGGCTACTTGCTGGACTTAGTGTCGCGGCGTTTATGGTGTATCTTTACTTTGCCAAATCATACGTATACAGTAGGCGAAACTTCGCTTGA